Proteins from a genomic interval of Ictalurus furcatus strain D&B chromosome 2, Billie_1.0, whole genome shotgun sequence:
- the kdelr2a gene encoding ER lumen protein-retaining receptor 2 gives MNIFRLAGDLSHLAAIIILLLKIWKTRSCAGISGKSQILFALVFTTRYLDLLTSFISLYNTFMKIVYIGCAYATVYLIYMKFKATYDGNHDTFRVEFLVVPVGGLAFLVNHDFSPLEILWTFSIYLESVAILPQLFLISKTGEAETITTHYLFCLGVYRALYLFNWIWRFYFEGFFDMIAIVAGVVQTILYCDFFYLYVTKVLKGKKLSLPA, from the exons ATGAATATCTTTAGGCTGGCTGGAGATCTGTCTCACTTAGCGGCAATCATCATTCTGCTGCTCAAAATCTGGAAAACCCGTTCCTGCGCAG GAATCTCTGGGAAAAGCCAGATACTCTTTGCTTTGGTGTTCACAACACGTTACCTGGATCTGCTCAcctcctttatttctctctacAACACGTTCATGAAG ATCGTCTACATCGGATGCGCCTATGCTACCGTGTACCTCATCTACATGAAATTCAAGGCTACTTATGATGGAAACCATGACACCTTTAGAGTGGAGTTTCTAGTAGTTCCTGTGGGAGGCCTGGCCTTTTTGGTCAATCATGACTTCTCTCCTTTGGAG ATTCTGTGGACCTTCTCCATCTATCTTGAGTCAGTGGCCATCCTGCCTCAGCTCTTCCTGATCAGTAAGACCGGAGAGGCTGAGACCATCACCACCCACTATCTGTTCTGCCTGGGTGTCTACCGTGCCCTCTATCTCTTCAACTGGATCTGGAGGTTCTACTTTGAGGGCTTCTTTGACATGATTGCTATTGTGGCTGGGGTGGTCCAGACCATCTTGTATTGTGACTTCTTCTACCTTTATGTCACAAAAG TGCTGAAAGGAAAGAAGCTTAGCTTGCCAGCGTAA
- the LOC128599884 gene encoding lipid droplet assembly factor 1-A isoform X1: MMPTSTSDGTPVHHRIEELLNSKVGKYLSDHHHPFITLVLLVFGLTASVPVGLFLAYAAVTFITVTAYCIFIEIFLLSFGGVILLCVFCCLAVVAFWISCVLSIMYIIGSHVFNYSCIPRVPERTVSAGDMEKEKD; the protein is encoded by the exons ATGATGCCCACCTCGACCtcggatgggacaccagtccatcacagg ATCGAAGAGCTCTTGAATAGCAAGGTGGGAAAGTATCTGAGTGACCACCACCACCCCTTCATCACACTGGTGCTGCTTGTATTTGGTCTAACAGCCTCAGTACCTGTTGGGCTTTTCCTGGCATATGCTGCTGTTACGTTCATCACTGTTACTGCATATTGCATATTTATTGAAA TTTTCCTGCTGTCTTTCGGAGGAGTCATCTTGCTCTGTGTTTTCTGCTGTCTTGCCGTGGTGGCCTTCTGGATCTCCTGTGTGCTAAGCATCATGTACATTATTGGCTCACATGTCTTCAATTACTCTTGCATTCCCAG AGTACCTGAAAGGACAGTCTCTGCAGGAGacatggagaaagaaaaagactga
- the si:ch211-139g16.8 gene encoding immunoglobulin superfamily member 6: MKMVLYHLFYILLIFTFTPGLSVNSCIINITQPQERLHGRFNQSISISCHVNMSCPESTSDMLWYVFKTDSYYQLGIKNQPTKYRLQGTDLHINWLSHSDDGVYYCAVSDRVAANSGAQAIGTGTTLTVKENEYNTGQVLLFTLVAILSLYCLIILALVIFIKSGRVKLLKGRQRQSQGKDDSTRRVHFGAVVQELYSKRNLRRIKKNTSTEVSQENKVENPQSRTEREDVYQNMKRAR, encoded by the exons ATGAAAATGGTCCTTTAccatttattttacatcctgTTAATTTTCACCTTTACCCCAG GACTCTCAGTGAACAGCTGCATTATAAATATCACACAGCCACAGGAGCGTCTTCATGGGAGATTCAACCAGTCAATCTCCATCTCCTGCCACGTCAACATGTCTTGCCCAGAAAGCACATCTGACATGCTATGGTATGTGTTCAAGACAGACTCCTATTATCAACTGGGTATAAAGAATCAGCCAACAAAGTATAGATTGCAAGGCACAGACCTACACATCAACTGGCTCTCACACAGTGATGATGGCGTGTATTACTGCGCTGTGTCTGACAGAGTTGCAGCAAACAGTGGCGCACAGGCTATTGGGACTGGCACAACACTGACAGTGAAAG AGAATGAATATAACACTGGACAAGTTCTGCTGTTCACACTGGTGGCTATACTGTCCCTCTATTGTTTAATAATCCTGGCTCTCGTCATCTTTATAAAG AGTGGACGAGTCAAGCTGTTAAAAGGAAGACAAAGACAAAGCCAGGGCAAG GATGACTCAACCAGGAGAGTTCACTTCGGAGCTGTGGTGCAAGAACTGTACAGCAAGAGGAACTTGCGAAGAATCAAGAAAAACACGTCCACTGAAGTTtcacaagaaaacaag GTTGAAAATCCACAGTCCCGCACTGAGAGAGAAGACGTATACCAAAACATGAAAAGGGCTCGATAA
- the LOC128599884 gene encoding lipid droplet assembly factor 1-A isoform X2: MEDFKWEPKIEELLNSKVGKYLSDHHHPFITLVLLVFGLTASVPVGLFLAYAAVTFITVTAYCIFIEIFLLSFGGVILLCVFCCLAVVAFWISCVLSIMYIIGSHVFNYSCIPRVPERTVSAGDMEKEKD; encoded by the exons ATGGAGGACTTCAAGTGGGAACCTAAG ATCGAAGAGCTCTTGAATAGCAAGGTGGGAAAGTATCTGAGTGACCACCACCACCCCTTCATCACACTGGTGCTGCTTGTATTTGGTCTAACAGCCTCAGTACCTGTTGGGCTTTTCCTGGCATATGCTGCTGTTACGTTCATCACTGTTACTGCATATTGCATATTTATTGAAA TTTTCCTGCTGTCTTTCGGAGGAGTCATCTTGCTCTGTGTTTTCTGCTGTCTTGCCGTGGTGGCCTTCTGGATCTCCTGTGTGCTAAGCATCATGTACATTATTGGCTCACATGTCTTCAATTACTCTTGCATTCCCAG AGTACCTGAAAGGACAGTCTCTGCAGGAGacatggagaaagaaaaagactga